The genome window tgtaatgcactcactgtattgttctccgagatgtacattgtattgcagaaaagcatctgctaaatgaatatatgtacatgtaaatgttactcCTTATGCGGACCTATGAGTATCAAAATGCAGTACTGACAGCTCAGAACCACTCTAGCAGTAGGAGGTCAGCAGTACTGACAGACAGAAGATTCATAAGAGTTTGATCATTATGACAAGAAGTGttgaaaaaccagaaaaaaactCCTATAAAGGAAATGCAGTGAGATCAGTCTCCTTCCCGATAACAATAACAGACTGCGGCTCGTAGCAGGCAACGCAGCCGTCTGGGCAGCACTTTTCATACAGAACATTAATGCTTATATTATAATGGGTGCATCAATCTCATTCAGGCAGCAGAGGGCACTGTTTAATATTTACGCCACAGGGGTGTCAGTTGTACTGCGGGTGAGCGAAGTGCTGTCCAGCAAATCAGCAggcatttacttttacatttcatttagcagacgcttttgtccaaagcgacgtacatctcaacaaaagtacaatttatgcattacattaaaagaaagagacatagctgcagtgaggatcatcgttcaagtaggtgtataaaacacaggatagacaaatccttgataccctcctaccaattttttttccataatattataagatacacaagcaaaaacaatgctggagtagtggctgaataaagctttatctggggatgctcatgaagttacagtgcatgaacatttacaccatccatcagctggagagatcttgggcgaaatgggtccggaaaaggtgagttttcagacccttcttgaatgtagatagAGTggctgcagttctgagtgagaggggaaggtcattccatcacaacggagccagaaccgagaacctctgtgctttacctttcgtgcgcgggaccaccaagcgagcaaaagtagacgagcgaaggggtctagttggggtgtagcagttgatcaagacctgtaaatagctgggagcagttctattgatgcatttgtagacaataaccaaggtcttgaatttgatttgggcagctataggaagccagtgcagagaaatgagaagagaagatatgtgggaacactttggcaaatcaaacacaactcgtgcagcagcattttgtagaagctgcagaggtttgatggcagtagcaggaaggccacacaggagagagttgcagtagtccagatgggaagtcaccatggcctgggcagagtcaattgtgagatagggacggatcctacaaatatcatgcaggatgtatctgcaggaccgggttgtgacttcgatgtgctgagagaaagacaggctcacgtcaatcattactcccagactcatagccaaggaggtaggcaagatgagtgagttgtccagtttgatcgatataTCGTGACAGAGCTGATgttcttagagatgaaggtggagagttgcggggaaaagttctgtaggagtgacgatgggatcgggtcaggtgagcaggtggtggctctgcgcagtaTCATGAGGTCAGACATTTCTGAttcggagagcagcttgaattCGGATAgtatagctttgcagggaggtctaGCATGAACTGGGctggttgatgctgagaaccaGATGAAAGTACAGTAATGTCAAAATTGCAGTTTGGTTCCTGAATAAATCGTTAGGTCGGGTATCACTTCCATCCAAAATGTGAGATGCTTTATAAGATGTGTCTTTCATAAATAGTGTCAGTcaagaaaaaatatacacacacacacacacacacacacacacacacacactttcagaaccgcttgtcccttacagggtcacagggaaccggagcctacccggcaacacagggcgtaaggccggagggggaaggggacacacccaggacgggacgccagtccgccgcaaggcaccccaagcgggacttgaaccccagacccaccgcagagcaggactgcggtccaacccactgcactaccgcacccccttttcagagcaaatatatttctatcattttcttttgtcattAATGATTTATCCCTGACTACATTCAGGGGTCATTGTCTATCCCTGCAATTTGCCAGGTACAGAGAAAtcagcttaataataataataataataataatgataataataagaagaagaagaagaaatattaaccaggagatggggggggtttggctggggcctgccgtgtggcgggtctggggtttaagccctgcttgaggtgccttgcaatggactggtgtcctgtcctgggtgtgtcccctccctccccagccctgcaccctgtgctgctgggttaggttccagtttgccttgacccagcttgggacaaattgtagacattatgtgtgtgtaataataagatacttatcctgagttgttctggtaaaaattacccttcaaAGAGTTTTAAGTGGCTTTGgggaaagtatcagctaaataaataaatatacacgaTACTTTTCATTCACAGTATTTAACATCACCATCAAGCTGAACCATAGTAGCAATATGCATATTTCTGCTTGTGGTCTTTAAACATAGAGCAACACTGCCATCTAATGAAGAACCATTTATTCTCTGAGAAAAACAATACAAGCCAAAAGCACTTTCCCTGTAGTGAGACTCCCATGCCAATCAGAGTATGGATACCTTTATTCTACTGTGACTGTAACCCACCAGTATTTTAAATACCTGTACATTTATGCATGATTGAACCTTATAGTTTGCATTGGTAtaccattacacacacattttctgaaccgcttgtcccatacgggatcgcggggaaccggagcttacccggcaacacagggcataaggccggagggggaggggacacacccaggacgggacgccagtccgttgcaaggcaccccaagcaggactcgaaccccagacccactggagagcaggacctggtccaacccactgcaccaccgcgccccccttggtataccattattattattttattatctttgtcCATGGCATGTTACACTGTTAGATGTTCTTACTATCAATTCATGATAAATACCTTagtcaaggatactacaggagAAAGCagattcaaaccagggaccttcaggTTAAAGGATGACAATCATGTCTGACAGTCTGTTCTGCCTACTGCCTCAGTTTACTAATTAAGAAAGACAAAACTGGTTGATATATACATAAATAGACctacaatttaaaacaaacatgtaacaGATTGGAGTGCCGTTTACTGTTGCCATCCTTACAGTGTAACAACTACAGTCCAATTAATGAACTGATAATCAGGGATACTGTACACATATCCTTTAACAAATGATGAGCAAACTAACAGCATTATGTGACTGAGCCATTACTTTCTGCTCTATATTTCAtgtcatatttcatttgtttacacTTCACTGGGAAGTACTGGTGTACTTAGCAGCCACTAGTGGCAGACCCTGCATCTCCCTACCCATCTCCCTGAATCACCCTACACTTCGGTGATTCAGAGGGAGAACAATGAAACTGAATGACAatatgttgccatggcaacacttGTTCTATAGTTAAGGCTCCAGTGCTGATCAGGGTATGGAAAGGGTTTTTCATGGCAGTActttaaatgtgtacatttataaatGATTGAACCTTATAGTTACCATTGGTATTTCTATGCTGGAGTACTTGTTGGATAAAATATAATTCATAGAGATCTGTCATAACACATAAACAAAAGTTTGAAACAAGTTCAACTTTGCAAATAGCTGAATGATATTCAGAATTGCAGCTCCAAAAGaaaccatatactgtatatgttttccCAAACTTCCAAATGGCTTAGTaatatcccctccccctccagccttacgccctgtgttgccgggtaggctccggttccccgcgaccccgtatgggacaagcggttccgaaaatgtgtgtgtgtgtgtattagttcATTTTTATCTAATGATATATAATTTCTGTGAGTTTCACAAACATCAGATTGTATTCCCTTCATTTTTCTCAGAGACATGAAAAAAcgtgaaaaaactgaacaacacAGAAATATGGTTATTGTAAAAGATAGTTAAAATCTGTCAGGTGGAATTTTCTACTCTGATGTCCTCTGTTACTGTTAATTTGTCAAATTGTGGATGTTAAAAGACAAATTCTTCAAAAAAGAAACCATGAGGCATTTCAGGCTAATTTCCAAATCAGAAAGGTGGGGTTTCCAAATTGCTAAATATATAGTCCCACTAACAGAAAACATGTAACACTGCAAAACTGGAGGTTTGGGTGAAATTGCAGGTGACACTTGGATCAGATATCATTCTTTCTGTGTTCACTCTAGGAACCACCTGTGGAATCAGAAGAGATTTCCTTAATTGTCTCAATTGTACAgttacacagaaaacaataaagtGAATTATAATCTCCTAAACAGTAAGCAGCAATAATGCTATAGATAAAAAAGCAGATCGCTAAAGGCTTTGATACCCCATTTTCACTCTAAATTGTACGTGATTCTtcaaggagcagctggtagagtagtgctgctgtctttggactcaaaggtttgctcaaagtaaaaattagacagctgtaaaaatgggtaaataattgtaagttgcactggagaaaagtgttagatacATTTCAACATCTTTACTCCTTCTTTTGAAAAATGCCTGTCATCACAATTCAGAGTTACAAGGACAGTGGTAGCCAAGtcattaatgtaaattttttttaaattttacattaccattttaatattaacatttcagAGCACCAAAACTTTTCATGAGGACCCAAACCATAATCCTACCCTAAGTATTAGGTTGTAATGAATGAAGTCTGGAATGAGAATCTACATAGGCATTAACAACTGTTGGTATCCATAGAATTTCACTGTAAACTTAGGAGTGTGtgcaaaggtaatttttttcctcaagtgaAACTCTGTGAAACACCAGGAGCCTGTCATATTTTCCAGTACCAACAAATAGTGGGAATCTTGCTGATGACGCACTTCTACTGCAATGTGTGCGAGAGACTGCTCTCGCGTTCCATTTCTCTAAGCCGTGTCTGGTTTCTGTTCCCAGCAAGGACGTTTTGGCAGAAAGACACTTGGATGCACTCTGACCGTCCCCTGCTGCAGTGAAGGGGACCATTGCTATTGTCAGGCTGCTTCGTCAGAGGTCACAGAAAGTTCTCCCTCACATTCCATTCTGGTAGTAAGTCCCACAAAAAGTTAGTCCAGCCTTTCCATAAATAGCCAGGAAGGGGTGTGGAGGTCTTTAAAAAGACGGCAGACGGGGAGCCATCCCCAGCTTTGCTCTGAGCAAGTCTGCACATACGCGTTCCTTCCTTGCAATGACTGAGAGACGCATCCCTCTCTCTTTCCTGCGGCCTCATGCCTGGGACCCCTTCCACGACTGGCACCACGGCAGCCGGCTCTTTGACCAGTCTTTTGGCATGCCCATTATCCCTGAGGACTGGTTCCACTGGCCCAGCGGTCACTGGCCTGGCTACACCCGGCCCCTGGTCTCAGCCCCTGAGTTGGGGGCCTCCACAGGACCTGTGAGCCCTTTTGTCCCTCAGCCCCCACTCATGTCTTCCTCAGTGCCCCCCTACTCGCGTGCCCTTTCCCGGCAACTCAGCAGCGGAATCTCAGAGATCAAGCAGTCGCAGGACCAGTGGAAGGTCAGCTTGGATGTCAACCACTTCTCCCCAGAAGAGCTGGTGGTGAAGACCAAGAATGGGGTGGTGGAGATCACTGGTGAGTCCTGATCCTAACTGTCTCAGCCTACTGTTATGAGTCTGGAGCTCCTCTGCAGCTGTTGACAGACACATATGCCTGACTCTTCCTACAGTTTGccagcaaaac of Scleropages formosus chromosome 10, fSclFor1.1, whole genome shotgun sequence contains these proteins:
- the LOC108938306 gene encoding heat shock protein beta-1-like, whose protein sequence is MTERRIPLSFLRPHAWDPFHDWHHGSRLFDQSFGMPIIPEDWFHWPSGHWPGYTRPLVSAPELGASTGPVSPFVPQPPLMSSSVPPYSRALSRQLSSGISEIKQSQDQWKVSLDVNHFSPEELVVKTKNGVVEITGKHEERRDEHGFISRCFTRKYTLPPGVDVEKVTSSLSPEGVLTVEAPLAKPAIQASEITIPVTMEAKPVEAKPSTEGTK